In one window of Balaenoptera musculus isolate JJ_BM4_2016_0621 chromosome 10, mBalMus1.pri.v3, whole genome shotgun sequence DNA:
- the CHD4 gene encoding chromodomain-helicase-DNA-binding protein 4 isoform X2, with translation MASGLGSPSPCSAGSEEEDMDALLNNSLPPPHPENEEDPEEDLSEAETPKLKKKKKPKKPRDPKIPKSKRQKKERMLLCRQLGDSSGEGPEFVEEDEEVALRSDSEGSDYTPGKKKKKKLGPKKEKKSKSKRKEEEEEDDEDDDSKEPKSSAQLLEDWGMEDIDHVFSEEDYRTLTNYKAFSQFVRPLIAAKNPKIAVSKMMMVLGAKWREFSTNNPFKGSSGASVAAAAAAAVAVVESMVTATEVAPPPPPVEVPIRKAKTKEGKGPNARRKPKGSPRVPDAKKPKPKKVAPLKIKLGGFGSKRKRSSSEDDDLDVESDFDDASINSYSVSDGSTSRSSRSRKKLRTTKKKKKGEEEVTAVDGYETDHQDYCEVCQQGGEIILCDTCPRAYHMVCLDPDMEKAPEGKWSCPHCEKEGIQWEAKEDNSEGEEILEEVGGDPEEEDDHHMEFCRVCKDGGELLCCDACPSSYHIHCLNPPLPEIPNGEWLCPRCTCPALKGKVQKILIWKWGQPPSPTPVPRPPDADPNTPSPKPLEGRPERQFFVKWQGMSYWHCSWVSELQLELHCQVMFRNYQRKNDMDEPPSGDFGGDEEKSRKRKNKDPKFAEMEERFYRYGIKPEWMMIHRILNHSVDKKGHVHYLIKWRDLPYDQASWESEDVEIQDYDLFKQSYWNHRELMRGEEGRPGKKLKKVKLRKLERPPETPTVDPTVKYERQPEYLDATGGTLHPYQMEGLNWLRFSWAQGTDTILADEMGLGKTVQTAVFLYSLYKEGHSKGPFLVSAPLSTIINWEREFEMWAPDMYVVTYVGDKDSRAIIRENEFSFEDNAIRGGKKASRMKKEASVKFHVLLTSYELITIDMAILGSIDWACLIVDEAHRLKNNQSKFFRVLNGYSLQHKLLLTGTPLQNNLEELFHLLNFLTPERFHNLEGFLEEFADIAKEDQIKKLHDMLGPHMLRRLKADVFKNMPSKTELIVRVELSPMQKKYYKYILTRNFEALNARGGGNQVSLLNVVMDLKKCCNHPYLFPVAAMEAPKMPNGMYDGSALIRASGKLLLLQKMLKNLKEGGHRVLIFSQMTKMLDLLEDFLEHEGYKYERIDGGITGNMRQEAIDRFNAPGAQQFCFLLSTRAGGLGINLATADTVIIYDSDWNPHNDIQAFSRAHRIGQNKKVMIYRFVTRASVEERITQVAKKKMMLTHLVVRPGLGSKTGSMSKQELDDILKFGTEELFKDEATDGGGDNKEGEDSSVIHYDDKAIERLLDRNQDETEDTELQGMNEYLSSFKVAQYVVREEEMGEEEEVEREIIKQEESVDPDYWEKLLRHHYEQQQEDLARNLGKGKRIRKQVNYNDGSQEDRDWQDDQSDNQSDYSVASEEGDEDFDERSEAPRRPSRKGLRNDKDKPLPPLLARVGGNIEVLGFNARQRKAFLNAIMRYGMPPQDAFTTQWLVRDLRGKSEKEFKAYVSLFMRHLCEPGADGAETFADGVPREGLSRQHVLTRIGVMSLIRKKVQEFEHVNGRWSMPELAEVEENKKMSQPGSPSPKTPTPSTPGDTQPNTPAPAPPAEDGIKIEENSLKEEESAEGEKEVKSAAPEAAVECTQPPAPASEDEKVLVEPPEGEEKVEKAEVKERTEEPMETDPKGIADVEKVEEKSAVDLTPIVVEDKEEKKEEEEKKEVMLQNGETPKDLNDEKQKKNIKQRFMFNIADGGFTELHSLWQNEERAATVTKKTYEIWHRRHDYWLLAGIINHGYARWQDIQNDPRYAILNEPFKGEMNRGNFLEIKNKFLARRFKLLEQALVIEEQLRRAAYLNMSEDPSHPSMALNTRFAEVECLAESHQHLSKESMAGNKPANAVLHKVLKQLEELLSDMKADVTRLPATIARIPPVAVRLQMSERNILSRLANRAPEPPPQQVAQQQ, from the exons aaaacGAAGAGGACCCGGAAGAGGATTTGTCAGAAGCGGAGACTCCAAagctcaagaaaaagaaaaagcctaagAAGCCTCGGGACCCTAAAATCCCTAAGAGCAAGCGCCAAAAAAAGGAG CGTATGCTCTTATGCCGGCAGCTGGGGGACAGCTCTGGGGAGGGGCCGGAGTTTGTGGAGGAGGACGAAGAGGTGGCTCTGCGCTCAGACAGTGAGGGCAGCGACTATACCCCtggcaagaagaagaagaagaagctcggacctaagaaagaaaagaagagtaaGTCCAAgcggaaagaggaagaggaggaggatgacgAAGACGATGATTCAAAG GAGCCTAAATCCTCTGCTCAGCTCCTGGAAGACTGGGGCATGGAAGACATTGACCATGTGTTCTCAGAGGAGGATTATCGCACCCTCACCAACTACAAGGCCTTCAGCCAGTTTGTCCG acccCTCATTGCTGCCAAAAACCCCAAGATTGCTGTCTCCAAGATGATGATGGTTTTGGGTGCGAAGTGGCGGGAGTTCAGCACCAATAACCCCTTCAAAGGCAGTTCTGGGGCTTCTGTGGCAGCAGCGGCAGCTGCGGCAGTGGCCGTGGTGGAGAGCATGGTGACGGCCACTGAAGTTGCACCTCCTCCGCCCCCTGTGGAGGTGCCTATCCGCAAGGCCAAGACCAAGGAGGGCAAAG GTCCCAATGCTCGGAGGAAGCCCAAGGGCAGCCCTCGTGTCCCTGATGCCAAGAAGCCTAAGCCCAAGAAAGTAGCTCCCCTGAAAATCAAGCTGGGAGGTTTTGGTTCTAAGCGTAAGAGATCCTCG AGTGAGGATGACGACTTAGATGTGGAGTCTGACTTCGATGACGCCAGTATCAATAGCTACTCTGTTTCTGATGGTTCTACCAGCCGCAGTAGCCGCAGCCGCAAGAAACTCCGGACcacgaaaaagaaaaagaaag GCGAGGAGGAGGTGACTGCTGTGGATGGTTATGAGACAGACCACCAGGACTATTGTGAGGTGTGCCAGCAAGGCGGAGAGATCATCCTGTGTGATACCTGTCCCCGAGCTTACCACATGGTCTGCCTGGATCCGGATATGGAGAAGGCTCCCGAGGGCAAGTGGAGCTGCCCACACTGC GAGAAGGAAGGCATCCAGTGGGAGGCTAAAGAGGACAATTCGGAGGGTGAGGAGATCCTGGAAGAGGTTGGGGGAGACCCTGAAGAGGAGGATGACCACCATATGGAGTTCTGTCGGGTCTGCAAGGATGGGGGGGAGCTGCTCTGCTGTGACGCCTGTCCTTCTTCCTACCACATCCACTGCCTGAACCCGCCCCTTCCAGAGATCCCCAACGGAGAATGGCTCTGCCCCCGCTGTACG TGTCCAGCTCTTAAGGGCAAAGTTCAGAAGATCCTAATCTGGAAGTGGGGTCAGCCACCGTCTCCCACACCAGTGCCTCGGCCCCCAGACGCTGATCCCAATACTCCGTCCCCCAAGCCCTTGGAGGGGCGGCCAGAGCGGCAGTTCTTTGTGAAATGGCAAGGCATGTCGTATTGGCACTGCTCCTGGGTGTCTGAACTGCAG TTGGAGCTGCACTGTCAAGTGATGTTCCGAAACTATCAGCGGAAGAATGATATGGATGAGCCACCCTCTGGGGACTTTGGTGGTGATGAAGAGAAGAGCCGAAAGCGGAAGAATAAGGACCCTAAATTTGCAGAGATGGAGGAACGCTTCTATCGCTACGGGATAAAACCTGAGTGGATGATGATCCACCGAATTCTCAACCACAG CGTGGACAAGAAGGGCCATGTCCACTACTTGATCAAGTGGCGGGACTTGCCCTATGATCAGGCATCCTGGGagagtgaggatgtggagatacAGGACTACGACCTGTTCAAGCAGAGCTATTGGAATCACAG GGAGTTGATGAGGGGTGAGGAAGGACGACCGGGCAAGAAGCTCAAGAAGGTGAAGCTGAGGAAGTTGGAGAGGCCCCCTGAAACCCCAACGGTTGAC CCAACAGTGAAATATGAGCGACAGCCAGAGTACCTGGACGCTACAGGTGGAACCTTGCACCCCTATCAGATGGAGGGTTTGAACTGGTTGCGCTTCTCCTGGGCTCAAGGCACTGACACCATCTTGGCTGACGAGATGGGCCTTGGGAAGACCGTTCAGACCGCAGTCTTCCTCTACTCCCTCTACAAGGAG GGTCATTCCAAAGGCCCCTTCCTAGTGAGTGCCCCTCTTTCTACCATCATCAACTGGGAGCGGGAGTTTGAAATGTGGGCCCCAGATATGTATGTGGTGACTTACGTGGGTGACAAAGACAGCCGTGCCATCATCCGAGAGAATGAGTTCTCCTTTGAGGACAATGCCATTCGTGGCGGCAAGAAGGCTTCCCGCATGAAG AAAGAGGCATCTGTGAAGTTCCACGTGCTGCTGACGTCCTATGAGTTGATCACCATTGACATGGCCATCCTGGGCTCTATTGACTGGGCCTGCCTCATCGTGGATGAAGCCCATCGGCTCAAGAACAATCAGTCTAAG TTCTTCCGGGTCTTAAACGGTTACTCGCTCCAGCACAAGCTGTTGCTGACAGGGACTCCATTACAGAACAACCTGGAAGAGTTGTTTCACCTGCTCAACTTCCTCACCCCTGAGAGGTTCCA caatttggaaggcttcttggaggagttTGCTGACATTGCCAAGGAGGACCAGATTAAAAAACTGCATGACATGCTGGGGCCTCACATGTTGCGGCGGCTCAAAGCTGACGTGTTCAAGAACATGCCTTCCAAGACAGAACTGATTGTGCGTGTGGAGTTGAGCCCTATGCAGAA GAAATACTACAAGTACATCCTCACTCGAAACTTTGAAGCGCTCAATGCTCGAGGTGGCGGCAACCAGGTCTCTTTGCTAAATGTCGTGATGGATCTTAAAAAGTGCTGCAACCACCCGTATCTTTTCCCCGTGGCTGCAATG GAAGCCCCTAAGATGCCTAATGGCATGTATGATGGCAGTGCCCTAATCAGAGCATCTGGGAAATTATTGCTGCTTCAGAAGATGCTCAAGAACCTTAAGGAGGGTGGGCACCGTGTACTCATCTTCTCCCAG ATGACCAAGATGCTGGACCTGCTAGAGGATTTCTTGGAACATGAAGGTTATAAATATGAACGTATTGATGGTGGAATCACTGGGAACATGCGTCAGGAGGCCATTGACCGCTTCAATG CACCAGGTGCCCAGCAGTTCTGCTTCCTGCTGTCCACGCGAGCTGGGGGCCTTGGAATCAATCTGGCCACTGCTGACACGGTTATTATCTATGACTCTGACTGGAACCCCCATAATGACATCCAG GCCTTTAGCAGAGCTCACCGTATTGGGCAAAATAAGAAGGTGATGATCTATCGGTTTGTGACCCGTGCGTCAGTAGAAGAGCGCATCACGCAGGTGGCAAAGAAGAAGATGATGCTGACGCATCTAGTTGTTCGGCCTGGGCTGGGCTCCAAGACTGGATCCATGTCCAAGCAGGAGCTTGATGACATCCTCAAGTTTGGCACCGAGGAGCTGTTCAAGGACGAAGCCACAGATGGAG GAGGAGACAacaaagagggagaagacagcaGTGTTATCCACTATGACGATAAGGCCATTGAACGACTGCTGGACCGGAACCAGGATGAGACAGAAGATACGGAATTGCAGGGCATGAATGAATATTTGAGCTCATTCAAAGTGGCCCAGTATGTGGTGCGAGAAGAAGAAATGGGG gaggaagaggaggtggagcGGGAAATcataaaacaggaagaaagtgTGGATCCTGACTACTGGGAGAAATTGCTGCGGCACCATTACGAGCAGCAGCAAGAAGATCTGGCCCGCAATCTgggcaaaggaaaaagaatccgTAAGCAGGTCAACTACAATGATGGCTCCCAGGAGGACCGAG atTGGCAGGACGACCAGTCCGACAACCAGTCCGATTATTCAGTGGCCTCAGAGGAAGGTGATGAAGACTTTGATGAACGTTCAGAAG CTCCCCGCAGGCCCAGTCGCAAGGGCCTGCGGAATGATAAAGATAAGCCATTGCCTCCTCTGTTGGCCCGTGTTGGTGGGAATATTGAA GTTCTTGGTTTTAATGCTCGTCAGCGAAAAGCCTTTCTTAATGCGATTATGCGATATGGGATGCCACCTCAGGATGCTTTTACCACGCAGTGGCTTGTGAGAGATCTGCGAGGCAAGTCAGAGAAAGAGTTCAA GGCTTACGTCTCTCTTTTTATGCGGCATTTATGTGAGCCGGGAGCAGACGGGGCCGAGACCTTTGCTGATGGTGTACCCCGAGAAGGCCTGTCTCGCCAGCATGTCCTTACCAGGATTGGTGTCATGTCCTTGATTCGCAAGAAG GTTCAGGAGTTTGAACATGTTAATGGGCGCTGGAGCATGCCCGAACTTGCGGAAGtagaggaaaacaagaaaatgtcaCAGCCAGGGTCACCTTCCCCAAAGACTCCCACACCCTCCACTCCAGGGGACACACAACCCAATACTCCTGCACCTGCCCCACCTGCTG AGGATGGgataaaaatagaggaaaatagcCTCAAAGAAGAAGAGAgtgcagaaggagaaaaggaagtgaaatcTGCAGCCCCTGAAGCCGCTGTTGAG TGTACacagccccctgcccctgcctcagAGGATGAAAAGGTCCTTGTTGAGCCTCCCgagggagaggagaaagtggAAAAGGCAGAGGTCAAGGAGAGAACAGAGGAGCCAATGGAGACAGATCCCAAAG GTATTGCTGATgtggagaaggtggaggagaAGTCAGCAGTCGATCTGACTCCCATTGTGGTGGAGGACAAAG aggagaagaaagaagaagaagagaaaaaagaggtgATGCTTCAGAATGGAGAGACCCCCAAGGACTTGAATGatgagaagcagaagaaaaatattaaacagcGTTTCATGTTCAACATCGCAGATGGCGGTTTTACTG AGTTGCACTCCCTTTGGCAGAATGAGGAGCGGGCAGCCACAGTCACCAAGAAGACTTATGAGATCTGGCACCGACGGCATGACTACTGGCTGCTGGCTGGCATCATAAA CCATGGCTATGCCCGGTGGCAGGACATCCAGAATGACCCACGCTATGCTATCCTCAATGAGCCTTTCAAGGGTGAAATGAACCGTGGCAATTTCTTAGAGATCAAGAATAAGTTTCTAGCCCGAAGGTTCAAG CTCTTAGAACAAGCCCTGGTGATTGAGGAGCAGCTGCGTCGGGCGGCTTACCTGAACATGTCAGAGGACCCCTCTCACCCTTCCATGGCCCTGAACACCCGCTTTGCTGAGGTGGAGTGCTTGGCAGAGAGTCATCAGCACCTGTCCAAGGAGTCGATGGCGGGGAACAAGCCAGCAAACGCGGTCCTGCACAAAG TTCTGAAACAGCTAGAAGAACTGCTGAGTGACATGAAAGCCGATGTGACTCGACTCCCAGCTACTATTGCCCGAATTCCCCCAGTTGCTGTGAGGCTACAGATGTCAGAGCGTAATATTCTCAGTCGCCTGGCAAACCGGGCACCTGAACCACCTCCACAGCAG GTAGCCCAGCAGCAGTGA